GCCACGCCGGTGCCCCGGTCGTTGTGGGTGTGCAGGCTGATCACCGCACGGTCGCGACCGGGCAGGTTGCGGCAGAAATACTCGATCTGGTCGGCGTAGATATTGGCCGTGGAGGCCTCGACCGTGGCGGGCAGGTTGAGGATGATCGGCTTTTCGACCGTCGGCTGGAGCACCTCCATCACCGCCTCGCAGCATTCGATGCTGAAATCGAGTTCGGCAGTCGAGAAGGTCTCGGGGCTATATTCGAAGTGCCAGTCGGTCTGCGGGAAGCGGGCGGCCTGATCGCGCAGCAGGGTCGCGCCGCGACGGGCGATTTCCTTGACCTCGCTCTTTTCCATGCCGAACACCACCGAGCGCCACAGCGGCGAGACGGCGTTGTAGACGTGGACGATGGCCTGCTTGGCACCCGCCAGGCTTTCGAACGAGGTCTTGATCAGATCCTCGCGCGACTGGGTCAGCACCTGAACCATCACGTCGTCGGGAATGCGGCCCTGATCGACCAGCCCCCGGATGAAATCATATTCGGTCGCGCCCGCGCTGGGGAAGCCGACTTCGATTTCCTTGATGCCGACCTTGAGCAGCAGGTCGAAGAAACGGGCCTTCTTGTCGGCATCCATCGGGTCGATCAGCGACTGGTTGCCATCGCGCATGTCGGTCGAGAGCCAGCGCGGGGCCTTGGTGATCGTGCGCGAGGGCCACTGGCGGTCGGGCAGGTCGACTTGCGGGAACGGACGATACTTGATGCCGGGATTCTTCAGCATGGCCATGAGGCTGAACCTTGATTTTACGGTGATTTCGAAGACTGCGACAGGAACCCTTGGGCGCCGTGCGCGCCGCGAAACCGACGCGTCAGCTCACGCCCAAGGGCGCGTAAGTCGCAGGGTAAGGTTCAGCAGGGCGATCATGCGCCCGCCTATGGGGTGTCGCGCGCCGCTTGTCCAGAAAAAACCCTGATGGACCAGATCCCGGTCATGATCCCGGTCATGTGTGGGCCCGTCAGGGTTCAGCCGCAGCGGGTGGCCACGATCCGCCCGGTCTCGTCGAGGATCACGTTGAGGCGTCCGGGCTGGTAATCCATCGTGATGGCATCGCCCGGATGGACCCAGCGGACCGGATGATGCCCGACCGCAGCGTCGAGGGCCGCGCGATTCCGGGGCGATTCGGGCAAGCCGATGAAGGCCGTGCTGAGCGGCTTGTTGCAATCGTGTGCAGCAGGATCGTCGCTGGCAGGTGGCGCGATCGGGGCTGGAGTGATCGGGGCTGGGGTGATCGGGGCTGGGGTGATCGGGGCCGGAATAATCGGGGGCAGGGAGGGGCTCTGATGGTCGGGCGGCATGTCCGGCCCGGAGGCGGAGGCCGAGTCGGACTGGGCCGGCGGCGCGCCACAGGCCGACAGCGCGCACAAGGCGGGTGCAAGAGTGAGAATCAGAAGCAGCGGGCGCATGGCGGCGGGCTTTACGCGATTTGGTCCAAAATGGTGTACATTTTGAACGCATGATTTTGCCATGCGGTTCGTCGAGGCTTGCGGGTTGTCCGTAGAAGTGGGCCGCAGGAAAGCGGGCTCGCCCAAGCCTGACTGCCCATGCAAAAGGCCGGCCTGCGGGTGCAGACCGGCCTTTTTCGAGCCGAAGGCGCGAGACGCGCGATCAGTTCTTGGTCTGGTCGACCAGCTTGTTGGCGCCGATCCAGGGCATCATCGCACGCAGCTGGGCACCGGTCTTTTCGATCGGGTGCGCGGCAGCGGCCTTGCGCGAAGCCTTGAGCTCGGGCTGGCCGGCGCGGTTGTCGAGAACGAAGTTCTTGACGAAGCGGCCCGACTGGATGTCGGCCAGAACGCGCTTCATTTCGGCCTTGGTTTCGGCGGTGATGATGCGCGGGCCGGTCACGATGTCGCCGTATTCGGCGGTGTTCGAGATCGAGTAGCGCATGTTGGCGATGCCGCCT
The genomic region above belongs to Novosphingobium sp. IK01 and contains:
- a CDS encoding I78 family peptidase inhibitor — protein: MRPLLLILTLAPALCALSACGAPPAQSDSASASGPDMPPDHQSPSLPPIIPAPITPAPITPAPITPAPIAPPASDDPAAHDCNKPLSTAFIGLPESPRNRAALDAAVGHHPVRWVHPGDAITMDYQPGRLNVILDETGRIVATRCG